The genomic window AATTTTTCGCCATTAGGAAGGAAAAAGACATCAATCCATGATATGTGATGTTGGGTGGTATTAGGATGGGATATTTCTTTTCCAACACTCACTTCAATTCTTATTTTTTCTCCCTTTTTTACTTCACCTATTATTTCTATTACCGGGGAATGCTTTTCTTTTTTCCAGTCTGCACTTTGGAATAATTCTTTAAAGTGGTGCATATTTACCCTCCTTTTTATTTGAATTATTATTATATTTTATGTGGAAAGATTTTTTCAATAAATCTTTATATATAGGTAATTATTTTTTTTATTGGTATATGTTAATGATTTAGAATGTAACATTGTTGATTGATATAACAAAGAAAAGGTATTGATAGTTTTAAATTATATTACAGGGTCTCACAGGATTTTTTAAAGAACTTTTCCTATGAAATTAAAGTCAGAAATAAAGATGGGTATCTTTTCTATGTATTTGCAGAATAGATAGGAGAATTAAACTCTTTTAATAACTTCTGATAGA from candidate division WOR-3 bacterium includes these protein-coding regions:
- a CDS encoding class II SORL domain-containing protein, which codes for MHHFKELFQSADWKKEKHSPVIEIIGEVKKGEKIRIEVSVGKEISHPNTTQHHISWIDVFFLPNGEKFPYHLGRFEFLSHGSSTQGPDTSTVYTEPIVIFDFKTEKNGEIFAFSYCNIHGLWANSKEIKF